The following coding sequences lie in one Pirellulales bacterium genomic window:
- a CDS encoding Rieske 2Fe-2S domain-containing protein, with the protein MSKLGTQPARVRLGGRDIVLFRGQNGQIGALDNMCVHRRMDLSRGCVIDGRLQCTYHGWTYDCEGNGESPGTPKLHAKTNSYDTAVARDYIWIKRAGAVAEMPQFTAIESFAHIGTLEHVIQAPLEVVLDNFTEVEHTPTTHANFGYDLSRMSEVETRVEPEDSSIRVVNSGPQKKTPWLVSAISGLHRGDHFVDDWTTYFSPVHTIYNQYWIDPQSGEERRDRWRVWVFFNPLDDERTQLVTFAFLRAPSAGRRAFIALTKPALRALVNLEVNCDVKMLEQLADKSPALEGMKLSRFDRVLGLNRDRIERIYRGNVKPETVTQEA; encoded by the coding sequence ATGTCCAAGCTCGGGACTCAGCCGGCGCGGGTGCGGCTGGGCGGACGCGATATCGTCCTCTTTCGCGGCCAGAACGGCCAGATCGGGGCGCTCGATAATATGTGCGTCCATCGCCGCATGGATCTCTCTCGCGGCTGCGTGATCGATGGCCGGCTGCAATGCACCTACCACGGTTGGACCTACGATTGCGAGGGGAACGGCGAGAGCCCCGGCACCCCCAAGTTGCACGCCAAGACGAACAGCTACGACACCGCCGTCGCACGCGACTATATCTGGATCAAGCGGGCCGGCGCCGTAGCAGAAATGCCGCAGTTCACGGCAATAGAAAGCTTCGCGCACATCGGCACGCTCGAGCATGTGATCCAGGCGCCGCTGGAAGTGGTACTCGACAACTTCACCGAGGTCGAGCACACGCCCACGACGCATGCCAATTTCGGCTACGACCTGTCGCGGATGAGCGAGGTCGAGACGCGCGTCGAGCCGGAAGACTCGAGCATCCGCGTCGTGAACTCCGGTCCGCAAAAGAAAACCCCCTGGCTCGTATCGGCCATCTCGGGCCTGCACCGCGGCGATCATTTCGTCGACGATTGGACCACCTACTTTTCGCCGGTCCACACGATCTACAACCAGTACTGGATCGATCCTCAGTCGGGCGAGGAGCGTCGCGACCGCTGGCGGGTCTGGGTCTTCTTCAATCCGCTCGACGACGAACGCACCCAGCTCGTGACGTTCGCCTTCTTGCGCGCGCCGAGCGCCGGCCGCCGCGCGTTCATTGCGCTGACGAAGCCGGCGCTGCGGGCCCTGGTGAATCTCGAAGTGAATTGCGACGTGAAGATGCTCGAGCAGTTGGCCGACAAGAGCCCCGCGCTCGAAGGGATGAAGCTCAGCCGCTTCGACCGCGTGCTGGGGCTGAACCGCGACCGCATCGAGCGGATCTATCGTGGCAACGTAAAGCCCGAAACGGTGACTCAAGAGGCCTGA
- a CDS encoding SDR family oxidoreductase, translated as MSTKLIFGCGYLGLRVARRWREAGHEVYAVTRSMARAERLREKGIRPFVADVTQPGSLDGLPVADTILYAIGFDRSSGRTMHEVYVGGLRAALDAIPDASGRLIYISSTSVYAQRDGEWVDESSPTEPTRQNGIDCLAAEQTLMKHRSGARAVILRLAGLYGPGRIPRRETLLAGEPIAAAAEGFLNLIHVDDAANVVLAAETNARLPSLYVVADGQPVLRREYYKELARQLGAPAPRFTPPPADAPAAARATTDKRICNARLLAELRPVLSCPSYREGLAAILAEGE; from the coding sequence GTGAGCACGAAACTCATCTTCGGTTGCGGATACCTGGGCCTCCGCGTCGCCCGACGTTGGCGCGAGGCAGGGCACGAAGTGTACGCCGTCACGCGCAGCATGGCCCGGGCCGAACGACTGCGTGAGAAAGGCATTCGCCCCTTCGTGGCCGACGTGACGCAGCCCGGCTCGCTCGACGGACTGCCCGTCGCTGACACAATCCTCTACGCGATCGGCTTCGACCGCAGCTCGGGCCGTACGATGCACGAGGTCTACGTCGGCGGACTGCGCGCGGCGCTCGACGCGATTCCCGACGCCAGCGGACGACTGATCTACATCAGCTCGACCAGCGTCTACGCGCAGCGGGATGGCGAGTGGGTCGATGAATCTTCTCCCACCGAGCCGACGCGCCAGAACGGCATCGACTGCCTGGCCGCCGAACAAACCTTGATGAAGCACCGCAGCGGCGCCCGGGCCGTGATCCTGCGCCTGGCGGGCCTTTACGGACCGGGCCGCATCCCACGTCGCGAGACGCTACTGGCGGGCGAACCGATCGCCGCGGCCGCCGAAGGCTTTTTAAACTTGATCCACGTCGATGATGCGGCCAATGTCGTGCTGGCGGCGGAGACCAACGCACGCTTGCCGAGTTTATACGTCGTCGCCGATGGGCAGCCGGTGTTGCGGCGCGAATATTACAAAGAGCTAGCCCGTCAGCTCGGGGCCCCGGCACCACGGTTCACCCCGCCGCCCGCCGATGCACCGGCCGCGGCCCGCGCCACGACCGACAAACGCATCTGCAATGCCCGCCTACTGGCCGAACTTCGGCCGGTGCTCTCTTGTCCGAGTTACCGCGAGGGATTAGCGGCGATCTTGGCTGAGGGGGAATAG
- the ruvX gene encoding Holliday junction resolvase RuvX produces the protein MSTSSTPPPPPPPQPQPPGRVAGIDYGTVRIGVAISDAERRLASPYENYTRRDKGADARWFQQFVKEERVVLFVVGLPLYPSGDESAKSYEARQYGAWLTETTGVPVEFFDERYTSAEAEQMLQAAELTSKRRKARRDMLAAQIILSSYLESGGHRGEPGPLEDRRT, from the coding sequence ATGAGTACCTCTAGCACGCCACCACCTCCTCCGCCGCCGCAACCGCAGCCACCGGGCCGCGTGGCGGGCATCGACTACGGCACCGTGCGGATCGGCGTGGCCATTTCCGACGCCGAGCGCCGGCTGGCCAGCCCTTACGAGAATTACACGCGCCGCGACAAGGGGGCCGATGCCCGTTGGTTCCAGCAGTTCGTGAAGGAAGAGCGGGTCGTGTTGTTCGTGGTGGGGCTGCCCCTCTATCCGAGCGGCGATGAAAGTGCAAAATCGTACGAAGCTCGCCAGTACGGCGCCTGGCTCACGGAGACGACGGGCGTGCCAGTCGAGTTTTTCGACGAACGCTATACCAGCGCCGAGGCGGAGCAGATGCTCCAGGCCGCCGAGCTGACGAGCAAGCGCCGCAAGGCGCGACGAGACATGCTGGCCGCGCAGATCATCCTTTCCTCTTATCTCGAGTCGGGCGGACACCGAGGCGAACCGGGTCCGCTCGAAGATCGGCGCACGTGA
- a CDS encoding DUF1080 domain-containing protein translates to MKLSLRLLSLALALMIGAVWIADCRAADGEWVSLFDGKTMEGWEKVGGDKSVWEVKDGALAGSGAASMLVNTTGPYKNFKYRAEVKINDGGNSGLYFRTKRRPGFTDGYEAQIDSTHSDPIRTGSLYGMCHVYKPLVKPDEWFTYELEVKDDVWRGRKVTKIKITVNGDELYEYFDFDQTFKEGHFAFQQHDPGSKVSIRKVEVMELPAK, encoded by the coding sequence ATGAAATTGTCTCTTCGTTTACTTTCGCTCGCGCTGGCCCTGATGATCGGGGCGGTGTGGATCGCCGATTGCCGCGCGGCCGATGGCGAATGGGTTTCCTTGTTCGACGGCAAGACGATGGAGGGCTGGGAAAAAGTCGGCGGCGACAAGAGCGTCTGGGAGGTCAAGGACGGCGCCCTGGCAGGCTCGGGCGCGGCCTCGATGCTCGTCAACACGACCGGCCCCTATAAGAACTTCAAGTACCGCGCCGAGGTGAAGATCAACGACGGCGGGAACTCGGGCCTCTACTTCCGCACGAAGCGCCGCCCCGGCTTCACCGACGGCTACGAGGCGCAGATCGATAGCACGCATAGCGATCCGATCCGCACCGGCTCGCTCTACGGTATGTGCCACGTCTACAAGCCGCTCGTCAAGCCGGACGAATGGTTCACCTACGAGCTCGAAGTGAAGGACGACGTGTGGCGCGGCCGCAAGGTCACCAAGATCAAGATCACCGTCAACGGCGACGAACTGTACGAATACTTCGACTTCGACCAAACGTTCAAAGAGGGGCACTTTGCCTTCCAGCAACACGATCCAGGCAGCAAGGTTTCGATCCGCAAGGTCGAAGTGATGGAACTGCCGGCGAAGTAG
- a CDS encoding pentapeptide repeat-containing protein, with the protein MAPTILRSGFLCFENIPRKIVGVAQQQEVRAEFESTEGQTMAESRASYEESIRRIQELGYLGSDEQPPLPDHLPQYDDDEPLGLTFFRTRVGEGDDLSNLTIPRTFFGRSEIRDTSFRNTDLSESNLCWNDFIDVDFTGAVLTRSDMRASIYERVNFKFADLRHADLRRSKFETCTFDDALMDGAVLTRGQGTCLLLDDLQRRVVAWSNDEGPEPPGG; encoded by the coding sequence GTGGCACCGACGATTTTGCGGAGTGGTTTTCTTTGCTTTGAGAATATCCCTCGCAAAATCGTCGGTGTTGCGCAGCAACAAGAGGTCCGTGCAGAATTTGAATCAACAGAGGGGCAAACCATGGCCGAATCGCGAGCTAGTTACGAGGAATCGATTCGTCGTATTCAGGAGTTGGGATATCTCGGATCGGATGAACAACCTCCGCTGCCCGATCACCTGCCTCAATACGACGATGACGAGCCGCTGGGTCTGACGTTCTTTCGCACACGTGTCGGCGAAGGGGACGATCTATCGAACTTGACGATCCCGCGGACCTTCTTCGGTCGATCCGAGATTCGTGACACATCGTTCCGTAACACCGACCTGTCGGAGTCGAATCTCTGTTGGAACGATTTTATTGATGTCGATTTCACGGGTGCGGTTCTGACTCGATCCGACATGCGCGCATCGATCTACGAGCGCGTCAATTTCAAATTCGCGGACTTACGGCATGCTGACTTGAGACGCAGTAAGTTCGAGACCTGCACATTTGACGATGCACTGATGGATGGCGCAGTGCTGACAAGAGGGCAAGGAACCTGCCTGCTCTTGGACGACCTGCAGCGACGAGTCGTCGCCTGGAGTAACGACGAAGGACCGGAACCGCCAGGAGGCTAA
- a CDS encoding exo-alpha-sialidase, with protein MTHRFKLLSVAMILPFIGSTLLSTLYTQAADKPGVLVHEFLYDKAPFPSCHASTIEQTPKGLVTAFFGGSDEGNDDVGIWVCRHDGSTWSAPVEVANGVMVANGVESAEKRYPCWNPVLYQVHDGPLLLFYKVGPNPIEWWGMLIRSEDYGQTWSAPERLPDGILGPIKNKPVPVKDALLCPSSTERKGRDWRVHLERTPDLGRTWTKTDSVADPKQFRTIQPTILFHPEGKLQILCRSGKGKIAQSWSEDDGQTWSPLTGIDLPHPDSGIDAVNLKDGRMLLVYNHTRRGRSPLNVALSKDGQMWEAALPLETEPGEFSYPAVICTPDGHAHITYTWKRKKIRYAEIDPAKLDTKPIVDGKWPG; from the coding sequence ATGACTCATCGCTTTAAATTGCTCTCGGTTGCTATGATCCTTCCCTTCATTGGATCGACTCTGTTGTCGACGCTATACACCCAAGCCGCCGATAAGCCGGGCGTCCTGGTCCACGAATTCCTCTACGACAAAGCCCCGTTCCCTTCGTGCCACGCCTCGACGATCGAGCAGACGCCCAAGGGGCTGGTGACGGCCTTCTTCGGCGGATCGGACGAAGGGAACGACGACGTCGGCATCTGGGTCTGCCGGCACGACGGCTCGACATGGTCGGCGCCGGTCGAGGTGGCTAACGGTGTCATGGTGGCCAATGGCGTCGAGTCGGCCGAGAAGCGCTATCCCTGTTGGAACCCGGTGCTCTACCAGGTACACGACGGTCCGCTGTTGCTCTTCTACAAGGTGGGGCCAAACCCGATCGAATGGTGGGGCATGCTCATTCGCTCGGAAGACTACGGCCAGACGTGGTCCGCGCCCGAGCGGCTGCCCGACGGCATCCTCGGCCCGATCAAGAACAAGCCGGTGCCCGTCAAAGACGCGCTACTCTGCCCCTCGAGCACGGAGCGGAAGGGGCGCGACTGGCGCGTGCATCTCGAGCGCACGCCCGACCTGGGCCGCACCTGGACGAAGACCGACTCGGTGGCCGATCCCAAGCAGTTTCGCACCATCCAGCCGACGATCCTCTTCCATCCCGAAGGCAAGTTGCAGATCCTCTGCCGCAGCGGCAAGGGAAAAATCGCCCAGTCCTGGTCAGAGGACGACGGGCAGACGTGGTCTCCCCTGACGGGCATCGACTTGCCCCATCCCGACAGCGGCATCGACGCGGTGAACCTGAAGGATGGGCGGATGCTATTGGTCTACAACCACACGCGCCGCGGCCGCAGCCCGCTCAACGTGGCCCTCAGCAAAGATGGCCAGATGTGGGAAGCTGCCCTACCGCTCGAAACCGAGCCAGGCGAGTTTTCTTATCCGGCGGTAATCTGCACCCCCGACGGCCACGCGCACATCACGTACACCTGGAAGCGGAAGAAGATCCGCTACGCCGAGATCGATCCGGCCAAACTCGACACGAAGCCGATCGTCGACGGCAAGTGGCCTGGATAG
- a CDS encoding mannose-1-phosphate guanylyltransferase yields MLHAVIMAGGSGTRFWPESRTARPKQLLRLADERSMIAATVARLGDLVPAERVLVVTNDVQRPGIVAELPALPSDAVLAEPCKRDTAPCIGLAAICISRHDPDATLAVMPSDHVIVTDEAFQDALELAEQLVDESPRRIVTFGIRPTYPAETFGYIERGAPLDAKYQNVFRVTRFREKPKAEAAREYLASGNFYWNSGIFIWQAKTILDALERHQPEMFAHLKTIAAAWDTPARDEVLRREFAAIKPISIDYAVMEKADEVVVIEAPFDWDDVGGWQSFARLRGADDAGNTISGRHLGVRTANTIVRTDEKHLVATLGVQDLLIVHTPDATLVANRHDEEAIRELVRLIEEHGWHEYL; encoded by the coding sequence ATGCTGCATGCGGTGATTATGGCGGGGGGATCCGGCACACGGTTCTGGCCGGAGAGTCGCACGGCGCGCCCCAAGCAACTGTTGCGTCTCGCGGACGAGCGTTCGATGATCGCGGCGACCGTCGCGCGGCTCGGCGATCTCGTGCCGGCCGAGCGCGTGCTGGTGGTGACGAACGACGTGCAGCGGCCTGGCATCGTCGCGGAGTTGCCAGCTTTGCCCTCCGACGCCGTGTTGGCCGAGCCATGCAAGCGTGACACCGCCCCTTGCATTGGGCTGGCAGCCATCTGCATCTCGCGGCACGATCCCGACGCCACGCTAGCGGTCATGCCGTCGGACCACGTGATCGTCACCGACGAGGCCTTTCAAGACGCGCTCGAACTCGCCGAGCAATTGGTCGACGAGTCGCCGCGGCGGATCGTCACCTTCGGCATTCGCCCGACGTATCCGGCCGAGACGTTCGGCTACATCGAACGGGGCGCGCCACTCGATGCGAAATATCAAAACGTTTTCCGCGTGACGCGCTTTCGCGAGAAGCCGAAAGCAGAAGCAGCGCGCGAGTATCTCGCCTCGGGCAACTTCTATTGGAACTCGGGGATATTCATCTGGCAGGCGAAGACGATTCTCGACGCGCTCGAACGGCACCAGCCGGAGATGTTCGCCCACCTCAAGACAATCGCCGCCGCCTGGGACACGCCCGCGCGCGACGAGGTCCTGCGGCGCGAGTTCGCGGCGATCAAGCCGATTTCGATCGACTATGCCGTGATGGAGAAGGCGGACGAGGTCGTGGTGATCGAGGCCCCCTTCGATTGGGACGACGTCGGCGGTTGGCAATCGTTCGCGCGCTTGCGCGGTGCGGATGATGCCGGCAACACGATCTCCGGCAGGCACCTGGGCGTGCGCACGGCAAACACGATCGTGCGCACCGATGAGAAGCACTTGGTCGCGACGCTGGGCGTGCAGGATTTGCTCATCGTGCATACGCCCGATGCCACGCTGGTGGCCAATCGCCACGACGAGGAGGCGATTCGCGAGCTGGTCCGCCTGATCGAGGAGCATGGCTGGCATGAGTACCTCTAG